The DNA region GGGGACTCGTTCTTCAGACGGTCGCAGTCGTACCAGCCCAGGGGCTTGTCCGGGTCCGGCAGACCGCGGTCGCGGTAGGGCTGCTTGTTGCCCATGCAGTACGGCCAGCCCTGGTTGCCGGCATGGGTGATGCGCGCGAACGTGTCGTACTTCGCCGGGCCCCAGGTGGTGCTGGGCTCGCCCGCGTCGGGGCCGACCCAACCGGCGTACAGGACATCGGTCTCGGGGTCGATGGAGATCCGCGCGGGGTTGCGCACGCCCATCACATAGATCTCGCCGCGGGTCTTGCCGCCGCCCTCGTCGCTCTCCTCACCGGTGAAGAGGTTGCCCTCGGGCAGGGTGTAGGTGCCGTCGTCCTCGGGGTGGATGCGCAGGATCTTGCCGTTGAGGTTGTTGGTGTTGCCCGCGGTGCGGCGCGCGTCGGCGAAGGAGACGCCCTTGTAGTCCGGCTCGGGATTGTTGCCCGAGTAACCGCCGCTGAACTGCGAGGAGTTGTTGTCACCGGTGGCGATGTACAGATCGCCCTTGGAGTCGAAGGCCATGCCGCCGCCCGCGTGGCAGCAACTGTGCACCTGCACGGGCCACTTGAGCAGCACCTTCTCCGACGACTCGTCCAGCTTCCCGGTCCTGGGATCGACGGTGAAGCGGGAGACGCGGCGCTCGGCCATGTGCTTGTCGCGGTCGAGGCGCGAGTGCGGCGTGTAGTGCAGATAGAGCCGTCCGTTGTCGGTGAAGTCCGGGTCGAGGGCGATGCCGAGCAGGCCCTCCTCGACCTTGACGAGCTCGTCGCCGCCGCCCTTGTTGCCGAAGACGGTCAGCGACCCCACGAGGGAGACCTTCCCCGTACTCGGGTCGTAGACGTGCACCGTGCCCTGGCCCTTGCCGATCTCGGGGTCGGACCAGTCGGTGACCACGGGCGCCTCGGCGTCGCCGCCTCCGCGTCCGATGTAGAAGACGCGTCCGTCGTCGGCGGTTGCCATGCCGTGCGGCTCGCCGATCTGGTCGGACTGCCCCGGCTGGTTGGGTGAAGTGACCCGCTCCGCCTTGTAGTTGGAGGTGATGGTGGCCTGGCAGTCGGCGCGTGCGAGGCGTGCCGTCCACAGCAGCGCACCGCGCAGATGACTGCGGAAGTCGGCCTCCTGGAAGCTGTCGGCCGTGCCGCCCATTCCGGTGTAGAAGGATCGTCCGCCGTCGTAGTCACGGCACCAGGAGACAGGGTGGTCCCAGCCCATCGCGCCCTCGCCGGGGTCGTAGCTCCTCTCCCGTACACGGGCGACGGTGTGCACCGAACCGCTCGGATTCTTCTCCCAGTTGAGCCACCTGTCGGGGCGCTTCCACTCCGGCGGCAGGTCCTTCGCAGCCGGGTTGCGGCGGTCGCCGACCTCGACGGTGGCGCGCTGTGCCCTGCCGGGGCCGTCGCCTGCGGGACGCGCGCCGATCAGCCCGGAGTACCACTCCGAGTACGGCTCGGCCGCCGCCGCGCCGTGAATGCCGAGGAAGCCGCCTCCGGCCTCCATATAGCTCTCCAAGCCGGCCTCCTGAGCGGGATCGAGCACGTCGCCGCCGCCGGTGAGGAAGACGACGGCGTTGAACCGCCCGAGCCTGTCCGCGGTGAAGACCGACGGATCCGCGGTCGCGGTGATCTCGAAGCGCTCCGCCGCGGGGCCGCTGCGGCCGATCTCCTCCGCGGCCTCGATCCCCGCGTCGACGGTGGGCGGCTCCGCACCGGCGGAGGCGTGGAAGACCAGTACGCGTACGTTCTCACCGCCCGGCGGGCTGGGGAGGTGAAGTCGCGGAGCGGACCGGTCGGTCGGGTCGTGCGGACCCACGGGTGCCGCAGGGGTCGCACCGAGCAGGGACGCCGAGACCGCCGCGGCCAGCAGCGCGGCAGTCACGGCCCGCCGGGAGCCACGCCTCGGGCCGAGCCGTGACCTGTACAACCCCCGTCTGTCTGAGGGCTTTTGACGTGGTTCGAGCCGCATGACTGATCCACCCCTCTTAAGTCACAGAAACGGGGAAGAAGTTAGACCTCTTTCGGTGGAACGCCAAGAGCTATGACCACGATTCGACGAACTTTGTCCTGCATATGGATAAACCATGTCCGGGCCGCTACCGTCTCTTGTCGGCTCACCCCTCGTACCTCTCGACGGGCACACCTCAACGGCACGGCGCGCAGCGGCAGTTCGGCCAGGCGGGGCAGCACCGCGGAGCCCCCCGCAGAAACCCTGGCAGACCGTCAAGCACCTCACGGCAGTCGCCGAAGGGAGACGAGTCCGATGACTGAGACGTCCGGCAGCAGCCTCGCCCGCCGCAGCTTCAGCAGGCGCCTCCTCGCCGGTTCGGCGGCAGCCGCGCTGGGGCCCGCCGTACTGAACGCCACGCCCGCCGGGGCGGCCCCCGCCGATGCCTCGGCCACAGCCCCGTCCGCTGCCGCTGCCGCTTCCGCCGCCGTACGCCGCGCCGGTCCCGGCGGTGAGACCCGCCATATGAAGCTCTACGCACAGAAGTTGGCGGACGACCGGATCGGCTACGGGCTGGAGAAGGGCAAGGCGACGGTGCCCGGCCCGCTCATCGAACTCGTCGAAGGGGACACCCTGCACATCGAGTTCGAGAACACCACCGACACCGCCGTCAGCCTCCACCCCCACGGCGTCGACTACGACCGCGCCAACGACGGCACCAAGATGAACGACAGCGTCGTCGAACCGGGCGGCACACGCACCTACACCTGGCGCACCCACGCCCCCGGCAGGCGCAAGGACGGCACATACCGCCCCGGCAGCGCGGGCTACTGGCACTACCACGACCACATCGTCGGCACCGAACACGGCACCGGCGGCATACGCGCCGGGCTCTACGGGCCGCTGGTCGTGCGCCGCGAAGGCGACATACTGCCGGAGAAGCAACTCACCATCGTCTTCAACGACATGACGATCAACAATCAGCCCAAGGGCCCCGACTTCAAGGTGACCGTGGGCGACCGCGTGGAGATCGTCATGATCACGCACGGCGAGTACTACCACACGTTCCATGTGCACGGTCACCGCTGGGCCGACAACCGCACGGGCCTGCTGGAGGGCCCGGACGACCCCAGCCGGATCGTCGACAACAAGATCACCGGCCCGGCGGACTCCTTCGGCTTCCAGATCATCGCGGGGGAGGAGGCGGGCGCCGGTGCCTGGATGTACCACTGCCATGTGCAGAGCCATTCCGATATGGGAATGGCCGGTCTCCTTCTCGTGGCGAAGCCGGACGGCACCGTCCCGGGTCACGACGGGCACGACGGGCACGGCGGGTAGGCCCGGTGCACCGGCGGGCCGATCGGACCCGCCTGACCTCGGTGAACGTCACGGAGGTCCCGTCGTGTGCTAGGTTGAACGAGTTGCAGTTTTGGTACCCAATACTTTGTGCGCCTGAAGGTTGTGACCTTCGGGCGCATTTCTGTTTTCCGGTGTTTCTGGATGGGGTCAGGGCGGCGACGGTGCCCCGTGAGGTGCGGGGCGCCAGTTTTTGCCTCAGAAGGAGATCGGCATGGCATCCGGCACTGTGAAATGGTTCAACTCGGAAAAGGGCTTCGGCTTCATCCAGCAGGAAGGCGGCGGCGCCGACGTCTTCGCCCATTACTCGAACATCGCGACTCAGGGCTACCGCGAGCTGCACGAGGGCCAGAAGGTGAACTTCGACGTCACCCAGGGCCAGAAGGGCCCGCAGGCGGAGAACATCACTCCCGCCTGATTCCCGCCAGGCTTTGAGGGGCCCGCGTCCGGTTCGCCGGTCGCGGGCCCCTCGCCGTGTCCGGGCACGGTCGCAGTCCCGTCCCAGGCCGCGGTCGCCTCCGCGCCCGTGTGCGCCCCCGCGAGTCCGCTCGGTAAGTCCGCCCCGCGAGTCAGCTCCGTAAGAACCCTGCGTAGAACGGCAGTTACGCGCCCCCACCCCCCGACGAGAGCCGGATCACGTCGGCTCCAGGTTGGACCCCGGGCTCACGGGTACCGCAGGAACCCCACCGGGACGGCTGAACGGACGCCCGGACCGGGACGGTTGCGAGGGAGGCGACGTGAGCCGCAAGAACATCTTCGTCATAGGGATGGACGAGGCGAACCACGACGTGCTGCGCCAGGTGCCGCACGCCGAGGAGTACGCCTTCCATCCGCTGCTGGACGCGGAGGAGATCCAGAGCAGCGAAGTGTCCGTGCCGGACCTGCTGGAGGAGGCGAGGGCGGCTCTCGAAGCCTTCGAG from Streptomyces marispadix includes:
- a CDS encoding multicopper oxidase domain-containing protein, which translates into the protein MTETSGSSLARRSFSRRLLAGSAAAALGPAVLNATPAGAAPADASATAPSAAAAASAAVRRAGPGGETRHMKLYAQKLADDRIGYGLEKGKATVPGPLIELVEGDTLHIEFENTTDTAVSLHPHGVDYDRANDGTKMNDSVVEPGGTRTYTWRTHAPGRRKDGTYRPGSAGYWHYHDHIVGTEHGTGGIRAGLYGPLVVRREGDILPEKQLTIVFNDMTINNQPKGPDFKVTVGDRVEIVMITHGEYYHTFHVHGHRWADNRTGLLEGPDDPSRIVDNKITGPADSFGFQIIAGEEAGAGAWMYHCHVQSHSDMGMAGLLLVAKPDGTVPGHDGHDGHGG
- a CDS encoding ThuA domain-containing protein, producing MRLEPRQKPSDRRGLYRSRLGPRRGSRRAVTAALLAAAVSASLLGATPAAPVGPHDPTDRSAPRLHLPSPPGGENVRVLVFHASAGAEPPTVDAGIEAAEEIGRSGPAAERFEITATADPSVFTADRLGRFNAVVFLTGGGDVLDPAQEAGLESYMEAGGGFLGIHGAAAAEPYSEWYSGLIGARPAGDGPGRAQRATVEVGDRRNPAAKDLPPEWKRPDRWLNWEKNPSGSVHTVARVRERSYDPGEGAMGWDHPVSWCRDYDGGRSFYTGMGGTADSFQEADFRSHLRGALLWTARLARADCQATITSNYKAERVTSPNQPGQSDQIGEPHGMATADDGRVFYIGRGGGDAEAPVVTDWSDPEIGKGQGTVHVYDPSTGKVSLVGSLTVFGNKGGGDELVKVEEGLLGIALDPDFTDNGRLYLHYTPHSRLDRDKHMAERRVSRFTVDPRTGKLDESSEKVLLKWPVQVHSCCHAGGGMAFDSKGDLYIATGDNNSSQFSGGYSGNNPEPDYKGVSFADARRTAGNTNNLNGKILRIHPEDDGTYTLPEGNLFTGEESDEGGGKTRGEIYVMGVRNPARISIDPETDVLYAGWVGPDAGEPSTTWGPAKYDTFARITHAGNQGWPYCMGNKQPYRDRGLPDPDKPLGWYDCDRLKNESPNNDGLVNIPPAQPNNIWYSPQGGAPDYPRDENGVPSYKPDEQRLLLPWLKGGGQATMDGPVYRYDKSTVSKGGWPEYWDGKWFVGDFYDSEQPRHAVLMPDGDEPGALPVHAESLKKIIPVGEDGIRNLMDWKFAPDGSLYVLDYGRGFFTSDDKSALWHVTYEGGEATPAPGDVVGTATKEAAR
- a CDS encoding cold-shock protein, with product MASGTVKWFNSEKGFGFIQQEGGGADVFAHYSNIATQGYRELHEGQKVNFDVTQGQKGPQAENITPA